One part of the Vitis riparia cultivar Riparia Gloire de Montpellier isolate 1030 chromosome 15, EGFV_Vit.rip_1.0, whole genome shotgun sequence genome encodes these proteins:
- the LOC117931848 gene encoding LOB domain-containing protein 18 has protein sequence MSANTTSSSGGGGGGGGGSTSGGGGGGGPCGACKFLRRKCVVGCIFAPYFDPEQGAAHFAAVHKVFGASNVSKLLGHIPVHKRLDAVVTICYEAQARLRDPVYGCVAHIFALQQQVVNLQAELSYLQAHLATLELPSPPPPPPPPPPVMVTPPSLSISDLPSASSMPPTYDLSSLFDPMVQPSSWPMQQHRQIDPRQFGGSRGPTDVPSTAGGSGGGDLQALARELLHRHSSALGGHVPCTESSMPPSISK, from the exons ATGAGTGCAAACACTACTAGTAGCAGTGGcggtggtggtggcggtggcGGTGGAAGCACCAGCGGCGGAGGCGGTGGTGGTGGGCCTTGTGGGGCTTGCAAGTTTCTAAGGAGAAAGTGTGTGGTGGGATGCATATTTGCACCTTATTTTGATCCGGAGCAAGGAGCAGCCCACTTTGCGGCGGTGCACAAGGTGTTCGGAGCCAGCAATGTTTCCAAGCTGCTTGGCCATATCCCCGTCCACAAACGCCTCGATGCGGTGGTCACTATATGCTACGAGGCTCAAGCTCGGCTCAGAGACCCTGTCTACGGCTGTGTTGCCCACATATTTGCCCTCCAGCAACAG GTGGTGAATTTACAAGCGGAGCTTTCGTATTTACAAGCCCATCTGGCAACCTTGGAGCTACCATCACCGCCGCCTCCCCCGCCTCCGCCACCTCCGGTGATGGTAACGCCGCCTTCGCTCTCAATCTCCGACCTCCCCTCCGCCTCCTCCATGCCCCCAACCTACGATCTCTCCTCACTCTTCGACCCAATGGTGCAACCCTCATCATGGCCCATGCAGCAGCACCGTCAAATAGACCCTCGTCAGTTCGGTGGCTCCAGAGGTCCGACCGACGTCCCCTCGACCGCCGGAGGATCGGGCGGCGGTGACCTTCAGGCGTTGGCACGTGAGCTCCTCCACAGACATAGCTCTGCATTGGGGGGTCACGTGCCGTGCACTGAATCCTCGATGCCTCCATCTATTTCGAAATGA
- the LOC117931547 gene encoding pentatricopeptide repeat-containing protein At1g01970 has protein sequence MGSFACIMLSNSYPKCSFGDEITNTLNCHFPEKFFFQKPVNVGHSRLNFGPVLVGSNVEEKGTVEMGEGEKKRYKWIEIGPNITEAQKMAISQLPLKMTKRCKALVKQIICFSPEERSLSDLLAAWVKIMKPRRADWLSVLKELGGLDHPLLLEVAELALLEESFEANIRDYTKIIDGYGKQNRLQDAENTLSTMKRRGFICDQVTLTAMINMYSKAGNLELAEKTFEEIKLLGHPLDKRSYGSMIMAYIRAGMPDQGEILVKEMEAKEIYAGREVYKALLRAYSNTGDAEGAQRVFDAIQFAGISPDVKLCALLINAYRVAGQTQKAHVAFENMRRSGLEPSDKSIALMLAAYEKENKLNKALDFLIDLERDGIVLGKEASELLAAWFQRLGVVEEVEVVLREYSAKEASCEVHPS, from the exons atGGGTTCTTTTGCTTGTATTATGCTGTCCAATTCATACCCAAAGTGTTCATTCGGTGATGAAATTACAAACACCCTAAACTGCCATTTCCCAGAAAAGTTTTTCTTTCAGAAACCAGTTAATGTTGGCCATTCTAGGTTAAATTTTGGACCAGTATTGGTTGGAAGCAATGTAGAAGAGAAGGGAACAGTAGAGATGGGAGAAGGGGAGAAGAAGAGGTATAAGTGGATTGAGATAGGCCCTAATATTACAGAAGCCCAAAAAATGGCCATATCTCAACTCCCGCTGAAGATGACCAAGCGATGTAAGGCCCTAGTGAAACAGATTATATGCTTCTCCCCTGAAGAGAGAAGTTTATCTGATTTGTTGGCTGCATGGGTGAAGATCATGAAGCCAAGGAGAGCTGACTGGCTCTCAGTTCTTAAAGAACTGGGGGGGTTGGATCATCCATTGCTCCTTGAG GTGGCAGAACTAGCCCTCCTAGAAGAATCTTTTGAAGCCAACATTCGAGACTATACCAAGATAATTGATGGTTATGGAAAGCAAAACAGGCTGCAGGATGCCGAAAATACCCTATCAACCATGAAAAGAAGAGGCTTCATCTGTGATCAAGTAACCCTGACTGCCATGATTAACATGTATAGCAAGGCTGGAAACCTTGAGCTAGCTGAAAAAACATTTGAAGAGATCAAACTGCTTGGCCACCCATTGGATAAAAGGTCATATGGTTCAATGATAATGGCCTATATCAGAGCTGGAATGCCTGACCAGGGAGAGATTTTAGTGAAAGAAATGGAGGCCAAAGAAATTTATGCAGGAAGGGAAGTTTACAAGGCATTGTTAAGAGCATATTCCAATACTGGTGATGCTGAAGGGGCTCAAAGGGTCTTTGATGCCATTCAATTTGCGGGTATTTCTCCTGATGTTAAGCTGTGTGCTCTCCTCATAAATGCCTATCGAGTTGCAGGCCAAACTCAAAAGGCCCATGTTGCATTTGAAAATATGAGGAGATCTGGTCTCGAACCTAGTGATAAATCTATTGCACTGATGTTGGCTGCATATGAAAAGGAGAACAAGCTTAACAAGGCATTGGACTTTTTGATAGATTTGGAAAGAGATGGTATTGTTCTTGGGAAAGAAGCTTCAGAACTACTAGCCGCCTGGTTTCAGAGGCTAGGGGTGGTGGAAGAGGTGGAAGTTGTACTAAGAGAATATTCTGCAAAGGAAGCCAGTTGTGAAGTTCACCCTTCCTAG